From a region of the Fibrobacter sp. genome:
- a CDS encoding glycoside hydrolase family 127 protein encodes MFGISLRTSARALALSLGLMAGAGFAQDQLYSEMFPLSAVKLLDGPLKERQDLNGETLLAYDTDKLIAPFYEEAGMRPKAVKFSNWAGLDGHVLGHYLSALAMHYAATGDSKIKARMEYVVDELEIIQKQNSKDANFVGYISGVPNGKAMWLKFKNGDAGAQNGYWVPWYNIHKTYAGLRDAWMYGGISKAKTMFLALCDWGITITNGLNDSKMESMMGTEYGGMNEVYADAYEITKNSKYLDAAKKWSHKWLLNSMASNNDVLSNRHANTQVPKVVGFARVAELSGDKTYKAGAETFWDIVVNKRSIAIGGNSISEHFPDYDKYNKYIEEREGPESCNTYNMLKLTERLFHMTPNAKYADFYERALFNHILSTLHPKHGGYCYFTPARPRHYRVYSKVNAGMWCCVGSGMENPGKYAQFVYTKENDALYVNLYAATELDWKDKGIKIKQETAFPKGESSKFTVSGAGSFKMMLRHPYWVKADEFKVVVNGDTVVSKSDVSSYVSAGTVKGGDVVEVIYPMYTHTEDLRGMDNYVALLHGPIVLSAKTGTENLSGLVADDGRWSHIAGGPLQSLDGAPMLASEKKDIPSKVTPVKGEPLHFKAPYLFAAQKDANLLLEPFYEVHDARYMMYWMVLTDPAILEKLKKEQAEALALDEKTVDKVSPGEQQPEADHRMQKENSSTGNHQGEFYRDAGQCSGGDGGFISYELETNSEDSLDLMVRYWGNEGCNRAFDIMIDDKKLASENISNKWKVDEFVNVKYPIPDNMVKGKKVITVKFQASTGMVGGIFAVRLLRNKPKPEPVEEVDSTKTDTTATSVDDSTVTKVETGFAKTVPQLRARATQDNLQIESSMPLQGNMAVKIYSMDGRVVKAQVLKSGESSFNIGISDVQNGMYILRVIQNGAVYSSSIFNKTGNF; translated from the coding sequence ATGTTTGGAATTTCTCTACGGACATCGGCACGCGCTCTCGCGCTGTCTCTTGGCCTGATGGCTGGTGCAGGCTTTGCCCAGGATCAACTTTATTCGGAAATGTTTCCGCTGTCTGCGGTGAAGCTTCTGGACGGTCCCTTGAAGGAACGCCAGGATCTTAATGGCGAAACCTTGCTTGCCTATGATACGGACAAGCTGATCGCGCCTTTCTACGAAGAAGCCGGCATGCGCCCCAAGGCTGTTAAGTTCAGCAACTGGGCGGGCCTCGATGGACATGTGCTAGGCCATTACCTGAGCGCCTTGGCCATGCATTATGCTGCTACCGGTGATTCCAAGATCAAGGCCCGTATGGAATATGTGGTGGATGAGTTGGAAATCATCCAGAAGCAGAATTCCAAGGATGCAAATTTTGTGGGCTATATCAGCGGCGTGCCTAATGGCAAGGCCATGTGGCTCAAGTTCAAGAACGGCGATGCCGGCGCACAGAACGGCTATTGGGTTCCTTGGTACAATATTCACAAGACATACGCTGGCTTGCGTGACGCCTGGATGTACGGCGGTATTTCCAAGGCCAAGACCATGTTCCTTGCCCTTTGCGACTGGGGCATTACCATTACCAACGGCCTTAACGATTCCAAGATGGAATCCATGATGGGTACGGAATACGGTGGCATGAACGAAGTGTACGCCGACGCCTACGAAATCACAAAGAACTCCAAGTACCTGGATGCGGCAAAGAAGTGGTCCCACAAGTGGCTGCTGAATTCCATGGCATCTAACAATGATGTGCTTTCCAATAGGCATGCCAATACCCAGGTTCCCAAGGTTGTGGGTTTTGCCCGCGTGGCGGAACTGAGCGGCGACAAGACTTACAAGGCTGGCGCTGAAACTTTCTGGGACATCGTGGTGAACAAGCGTAGTATTGCCATCGGTGGCAACAGCATTTCTGAACACTTCCCGGATTACGACAAGTACAACAAGTACATCGAGGAACGTGAAGGACCTGAATCCTGCAATACATACAACATGCTGAAGCTGACGGAACGCTTGTTCCATATGACGCCCAATGCCAAGTATGCGGATTTCTATGAACGAGCCTTGTTCAACCATATTCTTTCTACACTTCATCCGAAGCACGGCGGCTACTGCTACTTTACTCCTGCAAGACCGCGTCATTACCGCGTGTATTCCAAGGTAAATGCGGGCATGTGGTGCTGTGTGGGTTCCGGCATGGAAAACCCGGGTAAGTACGCCCAGTTTGTTTATACCAAGGAAAATGATGCTCTGTATGTGAACCTTTACGCTGCCACCGAATTGGATTGGAAGGATAAGGGCATTAAGATCAAGCAGGAAACAGCTTTCCCCAAGGGTGAATCTTCCAAGTTTACCGTGAGCGGCGCCGGCAGTTTCAAGATGATGCTTCGTCACCCCTACTGGGTGAAGGCCGACGAATTCAAGGTTGTGGTAAATGGCGATACCGTTGTGTCGAAGTCTGATGTGTCCAGCTATGTTTCTGCAGGCACTGTCAAGGGCGGCGACGTGGTGGAAGTGATTTACCCCATGTACACTCATACCGAAGACCTGCGCGGCATGGATAACTACGTGGCTTTGCTTCACGGCCCCATTGTGCTGAGTGCAAAGACCGGTACCGAAAACTTGAGCGGCCTTGTGGCTGATGATGGTCGCTGGAGCCATATTGCAGGTGGCCCCCTCCAGTCTCTGGATGGCGCTCCTATGCTGGCCAGCGAAAAGAAGGACATTCCTTCCAAGGTGACTCCGGTGAAGGGCGAACCGCTCCACTTTAAGGCTCCTTACTTGTTTGCCGCCCAGAAGGACGCAAACCTGCTGTTGGAACCTTTCTATGAAGTTCACGACGCTCGCTACATGATGTATTGGATGGTGCTGACGGATCCTGCAATTCTTGAAAAACTGAAGAAGGAACAGGCCGAGGCGTTGGCACTTGACGAAAAGACGGTGGACAAGGTGTCGCCGGGTGAGCAGCAGCCCGAAGCAGATCACCGCATGCAGAAGGAAAATTCCTCTACCGGAAATCATCAGGGCGAATTCTACCGCGATGCGGGCCAGTGTTCCGGTGGCGATGGAGGATTCATTAGCTACGAGCTGGAAACCAACAGCGAGGACTCCCTGGACCTGATGGTGCGTTACTGGGGTAACGAAGGCTGTAACCGAGCCTTTGATATCATGATTGATGACAAGAAACTTGCCAGCGAAAATATTTCCAACAAGTGGAAGGTGGATGAATTCGTCAACGTGAAGTATCCCATTCCCGACAACATGGTGAAGGGCAAGAAGGTGATTACCGTAAAGTTCCAGGCAAGCACCGGCATGGTGGGCGGTATCTTTGCTGTGCGACTGCTTCGCAATAAACCTAAGCCTGAACCTGTTGAAGAAGTGGATTCCACAAAGACCGACACCACTGCAACTTCTGTTGATGATTCTACAGTTACAAAGGTTGAAACCGGCTTTGCAAAAACTGTGCCGCAGCTTCGTGCTCGCGCTACCCAGGATAATCTCCAGATCGAATCCAGTATGCCGTTGCAGGGTAACATGGCTGTGAAGATTTATTCCATGGATGGACGCGTCGTGAAGGCGCAGGTGCTGAAATCGGGTGAATCTTCCTTCAACATTGGAATTTCTGACGTGCAGAATGGCATGTATATTCTTCGAGTAATCCAGAATGGGGCGGTATACAGCAGTTCCATATTCAATAAGACTGGAAACTTCTAA
- a CDS encoding DUF4832 domain-containing protein: MILKNSCALAFATMALVIGASNTAAAVADSIERLTLQDLDYTDHLQTLPNYDRGFYYSQALHVKVEGSKPIEKPYGKLVHLRADLAEFSSRAWLKIDTTGGRRDTTWGKSQDLTEDALNVLQTTFDNIRKNGSKVIVRFCYDPWFDGHSNTTAEHEWVLRHIEQLAPLLTKNVDIIVALEMGMHGAFGEMHSDTAITYPRVVEAVNKMLRLTPPELKILTRTGNYSAAVLGFENWGVDFHIDGDVFKRIAEAKGDTMYRVGMFNDGYLGTQYDYGTWGADCKTSICREEGVAWLEKYSINTPYGGEAVATASGYQVINTPEFLAYEGFRTHTSYLNMHWNNNVVDGWKAKHFSGKDFEYDGTKIDSLTGYKFIEDHLGYRFVLRESWLPDTIGSSRHFQAKLKIQNVGFGNLTKDQPVYLLIEQDRDMGGLAVEPSGDSLLLENLDFRNVLSRKIVVADGDTNMTFDGVNDIDIDVKDCPMAYGKNDVYLLVGNVSFANKSSRDPFVFHENKNAMYLGSFVYDREKSDAIGVLRNVRNKGTETRVERADQKIQVRDGRGKNRNGSGDKLFRVNGKAVK; encoded by the coding sequence ATGATTCTAAAAAACAGCTGCGCTCTTGCTTTTGCAACCATGGCGCTTGTGATTGGCGCATCGAATACCGCTGCTGCAGTTGCTGACTCCATTGAAAGATTGACGCTTCAGGATTTGGACTATACGGACCACTTGCAGACATTGCCCAATTACGATCGTGGTTTTTATTATTCCCAGGCGCTCCACGTTAAGGTGGAAGGCTCCAAGCCTATTGAAAAGCCATACGGTAAGCTGGTTCACCTTCGTGCAGACCTTGCGGAATTCAGCAGCCGTGCTTGGCTGAAGATTGATACTACTGGGGGCCGGCGCGATACCACTTGGGGCAAGTCCCAGGATCTAACAGAAGATGCCCTGAACGTTTTGCAGACCACCTTCGATAACATCCGCAAGAACGGTAGCAAGGTCATTGTGCGATTCTGTTACGACCCGTGGTTTGATGGGCACTCCAACACAACCGCGGAACACGAGTGGGTGCTGCGCCACATTGAACAGCTGGCTCCGCTTCTGACAAAGAACGTAGACATCATCGTGGCTCTTGAAATGGGCATGCATGGCGCCTTCGGTGAAATGCACTCCGATACGGCGATTACTTACCCGCGAGTTGTGGAGGCCGTGAACAAGATGCTGCGCCTGACTCCTCCGGAACTTAAGATTCTCACCCGCACGGGAAATTACTCTGCCGCAGTTCTTGGCTTTGAAAACTGGGGCGTTGATTTCCATATTGACGGTGACGTGTTCAAGCGAATCGCCGAGGCCAAGGGCGATACCATGTACCGCGTAGGAATGTTCAACGATGGCTACCTGGGGACGCAATACGATTACGGAACCTGGGGTGCGGATTGCAAGACTTCCATCTGTCGTGAAGAAGGTGTGGCCTGGCTTGAAAAGTACAGCATCAACACGCCTTATGGTGGCGAGGCTGTGGCGACGGCCAGCGGTTACCAAGTCATCAATACGCCGGAGTTCCTGGCCTACGAAGGCTTCCGTACCCACACCAGTTACTTGAACATGCATTGGAATAACAATGTGGTGGATGGCTGGAAGGCCAAGCATTTTAGCGGCAAGGATTTTGAATACGACGGAACAAAAATTGATTCCCTTACAGGTTACAAGTTTATTGAAGATCATCTAGGTTATCGATTTGTGCTGCGAGAATCCTGGTTGCCCGATACAATTGGTTCTAGCCGACATTTTCAGGCGAAGCTGAAAATTCAAAACGTGGGCTTTGGAAATCTGACTAAAGATCAGCCAGTGTATCTTCTTATTGAACAGGACCGTGACATGGGCGGCCTTGCTGTTGAACCGAGTGGTGATTCTCTTCTGCTAGAAAATCTTGACTTTAGAAATGTGTTGAGTAGGAAAATCGTCGTTGCCGATGGTGATACCAACATGACTTTTGATGGAGTCAATGACATTGATATTGATGTAAAGGATTGCCCCATGGCTTATGGAAAGAATGATGTTTACCTCCTTGTGGGTAACGTGTCCTTTGCCAATAAATCATCAAGAGATCCTTTTGTTTTTCATGAAAATAAAAATGCAATGTACTTAGGTTCTTTTGTGTATGATCGCGAGAAATCAGATGCTATTGGAGTGTTGCGCAATGTTCGAAACAAGGGGACTGAAACTCGCGTAGAACGTGCCGACCAGAAAATCCAAGTCCGCGATGGCCGCGGCAAAAATCGCAACGGGTCTGGCGACAAGCTGTTCCGTGTGAATGGAAAAGCCGTGAAATAA
- the rpe gene encoding ribulose-phosphate 3-epimerase, whose amino-acid sequence MKQIIAPSVLNANFLELGNGLKAIENGGAGLVHLDIMDGHFVPNISFGPGISACVKKGTSLPLDCHLMIANPENYVGEFAKAGAHLISVHAETTNHLDRLLHQIAELGVKPAVAINPATPLTSIKHVLDIVDMVLVMSVNPGFGGQSLIPYCLDKIRELRQMKPELDIQIDGGVKLDNILACKDAGANVFVVGSAIFGKPNPEEVCHQFVELVNG is encoded by the coding sequence ATGAAGCAGATTATCGCACCCAGCGTATTGAACGCAAACTTTCTGGAATTAGGTAACGGCCTCAAGGCTATCGAAAACGGCGGCGCAGGCCTTGTTCACCTGGACATCATGGACGGTCATTTCGTTCCCAACATCAGCTTTGGCCCGGGCATTTCCGCCTGCGTCAAGAAGGGCACAAGCCTTCCGCTGGATTGCCACCTGATGATTGCAAATCCCGAAAACTACGTGGGCGAATTTGCAAAGGCCGGCGCACACCTCATTAGCGTCCACGCCGAAACCACCAACCACCTGGATCGCCTGCTGCACCAGATTGCAGAACTGGGCGTAAAGCCCGCCGTGGCCATCAATCCTGCAACTCCGCTTACAAGCATCAAGCATGTGCTTGACATCGTGGACATGGTCCTCGTGATGAGCGTGAATCCGGGTTTCGGCGGCCAGAGCCTCATTCCCTATTGCCTGGACAAGATCCGCGAACTTCGCCAGATGAAGCCGGAACTTGACATCCAGATCGATGGCGGCGTCAAGCTGGACAACATCCTCGCCTGCAAGGATGCCGGCGCCAACGTCTTCGTGGTGGGTTCCGCAATCTTCGGCAAACCCAACCCCGAAGAAGTCTGCCATCAGTTCGTTGAACTCGTCAACGGCTAA
- a CDS encoding glycogen-binding domain-containing protein, translating into MSKGTKTVVAKPAAKKAAPAKAKAAAKPVAEKKVAAKAAAKKEAPAKAKAAKPAAEKKVVAKAAAVKAAPAKKAAAKPAAEKKVAAKVAAPKAAAKKAAPKAAAAKKVSVTLEADCPLATTVSVAGSFNNWMVDVDMLKKDKKSGLWKIKLEVLPGEYEYKFVCDGKNWDEGANKVLKA; encoded by the coding sequence ATGTCCAAAGGTACTAAGACTGTAGTTGCTAAGCCGGCCGCCAAGAAGGCTGCTCCCGCTAAGGCAAAGGCTGCAGCAAAGCCCGTTGCCGAAAAGAAGGTTGCTGCTAAGGCTGCTGCCAAGAAGGAAGCCCCTGCCAAGGCTAAGGCTGCAAAGCCTGCTGCCGAAAAGAAGGTTGTTGCCAAGGCTGCCGCTGTTAAGGCTGCTCCTGCAAAGAAGGCTGCAGCAAAGCCCGCTGCCGAAAAGAAAGTTGCTGCAAAGGTTGCTGCTCCCAAGGCCGCTGCTAAGAAGGCTGCCCCCAAGGCTGCTGCCGCTAAGAAGGTTTCCGTGACCCTCGAAGCTGATTGCCCGCTGGCTACCACCGTTTCCGTTGCTGGTTCTTTCAACAACTGGATGGTTGACGTTGACATGCTCAAGAAGGACAAGAAGTCTGGTCTCTGGAAGATCAAGCTGGAAGTCCTCCCCGGCGAATACGAATACAAGTTCGTATGCGACGGCAAGAACTGGGACGAAGGTGCCAACAAGGTTCTCAAGGCCTAA
- a CDS encoding macro domain-containing protein: protein MAFKIIRNDITKVKADVIVNSANTKPICAGYRTDAAIYEAAGYDEMLAARQKIGDIQVGHAEVTPAFKLPAKYVIHTVGPKWIDGNSGEPEALRSCYRECLTKAVALRAKSIAFPLISTGAFKYPKDQALDIVTEIAKEFTSEHKLDVILVVYDEESFGLTSELSDFVSAYIDEHYVGKVTEKRLKMYSDMNSPEEERWQWRGESSLNRRSPVLEAACENEDCLVEDRPNAKAYVSFVGKLEEDLDKKVREFEVPTFGQRLAYYLHKKKLESTMVYNAVFMDRKHFSKLLSDKIKNPRRGTILALAIGMKLTVTETKDLLSHAEYSFNPQVNLTDTIVEAFIEQKVYDIIRINYSLSLHKLPQLG from the coding sequence ATGGCATTCAAGATTATTCGAAACGATATTACCAAGGTTAAGGCCGATGTCATTGTGAACTCGGCTAACACGAAACCCATTTGCGCTGGCTACCGTACCGATGCAGCCATTTACGAGGCTGCCGGTTACGATGAGATGCTTGCTGCCCGTCAAAAGATTGGTGACATCCAGGTGGGCCACGCCGAAGTTACCCCGGCATTCAAGCTTCCGGCCAAGTATGTCATCCACACGGTGGGTCCCAAGTGGATCGATGGTAATTCCGGCGAGCCCGAGGCCTTGCGCAGTTGCTATCGTGAATGTCTTACCAAGGCTGTTGCGCTTAGGGCAAAGTCCATTGCCTTTCCGCTGATTTCTACGGGAGCCTTCAAGTATCCCAAGGACCAGGCGCTGGATATTGTTACCGAGATTGCCAAGGAATTCACCAGCGAGCACAAGCTGGATGTGATTCTTGTTGTTTATGACGAAGAGTCCTTTGGCTTGACTTCGGAACTGTCCGATTTTGTGAGTGCCTATATCGATGAGCATTATGTAGGCAAGGTTACCGAAAAGCGCTTGAAAATGTACAGCGACATGAATTCCCCGGAGGAGGAACGCTGGCAGTGGCGTGGTGAAAGTTCTTTGAACAGACGTAGCCCGGTGTTAGAAGCCGCCTGCGAGAATGAAGATTGTCTTGTTGAAGATCGTCCAAACGCTAAGGCCTATGTTTCTTTTGTCGGTAAGTTGGAGGAAGATCTTGATAAAAAAGTCAGGGAATTTGAAGTGCCGACATTCGGACAGCGTTTGGCGTATTACCTTCACAAAAAGAAACTTGAATCAACAATGGTCTATAACGCAGTGTTCATGGATCGCAAGCATTTTTCGAAGTTGTTGAGTGATAAAATCAAGAATCCTAGGCGAGGAACTATTTTGGCTCTTGCTATTGGTATGAAACTGACCGTTACTGAGACGAAGGATTTACTTTCTCACGCGGAGTACTCCTTTAATCCTCAAGTTAATTTGACTGATACAATCGTTGAAGCGTTCATTGAGCAAAAAGTCTACGATATCATTCGAATAAACTATTCGCTTTCACTGCATAAACTACCTCAACTTGGTTAA
- a CDS encoding VWA domain-containing protein, with protein sequence MKQGLTEMVFIMDRSGSMSGLEKDTIGGFNSTIAKQRQEPGEAIVSTVLFDGDTEVLHDRVPIAEIPTLTDKEYYARGCTALLDAVGSAIHHIGNVHKYARDEDRPEKTIFVITTDGYENSSHMYTARKVKEMVERQKSKYGWEFIFLGANIDAVETARGFGISEECAANFMCDEKGIALCYEAQDAMMTNFRKGRKDCSWKTNIEADVKKRSRR encoded by the coding sequence ATGAAGCAAGGTTTGACTGAAATGGTTTTCATTATGGATCGCAGCGGTTCCATGAGCGGTCTTGAAAAAGATACTATCGGTGGTTTCAATTCCACTATAGCAAAGCAGAGACAGGAACCAGGCGAAGCCATTGTTTCTACAGTCCTATTCGATGGCGATACGGAAGTTCTTCATGACCGAGTCCCTATCGCCGAAATTCCCACCTTGACAGATAAGGAATACTATGCCCGTGGCTGTACCGCCTTGCTGGATGCGGTTGGTAGCGCCATTCATCATATCGGAAACGTCCACAAATACGCCCGTGACGAGGACCGCCCGGAAAAGACCATCTTTGTGATTACTACCGATGGCTACGAAAATTCCAGTCATATGTATACTGCCAGGAAGGTAAAGGAAATGGTGGAACGTCAGAAATCCAAGTACGGCTGGGAATTCATTTTTCTAGGCGCAAACATCGATGCCGTGGAAACGGCCCGAGGCTTTGGAATTTCGGAAGAGTGCGCGGCAAACTTTATGTGCGACGAGAAAGGCATTGCCTTGTGCTACGAGGCTCAGGACGCAATGATGACGAATTTCCGAAAGGGAAGGAAGGATTGTTCCTGGAAGACTAATATCGAAGCGGATGTAAAAAAACGTTCTCGTCGCTGA
- the lysA gene encoding diaminopimelate decarboxylase: MKNTNIPEEQFVKAAAQFGTPLWIYDRATIEQRCKEVKVFDNVRFAQKACPNLSVISLVRKQGCVVDAVSAGEIVRALKAGYKGGCEKGKVPEIVYTADIFDKDALELVKQHNIAVNVGSPDMIQQLADAGVKSELTIRVNPGFGHGHSRKTNTGGDLSKHGIWHEQIKDCVKLAQANGMWITGLHMHIGSGSDFEHLASVAEAMCDASRRLGSHLRTISAGGGLPIEYHEENKGPHIDMAAYYGIWDKARKNIQQSIGHDVHLEVEPGRYLVAESGYLMAEIRAVKKQGDNLFYIVDAGFTDLVRPSFYGSYHQISVIARDGRELNETVDAVVGGPLCESGDVFTQEEGGFVVTRKLPKAKVGDLLVLHDAGAYGAAMSSNYNSRRYAAEVMYTNGEMKVVRERQTWDQLLQNDKIIEF; encoded by the coding sequence ATGAAGAACACCAATATCCCCGAAGAACAGTTTGTGAAGGCTGCCGCTCAGTTCGGCACCCCGCTTTGGATTTACGACCGCGCAACCATCGAACAGCGTTGCAAGGAAGTGAAGGTTTTTGATAACGTGCGTTTTGCCCAGAAGGCTTGCCCCAACCTGAGCGTGATCTCCCTGGTCCGCAAGCAGGGTTGCGTGGTGGACGCTGTGAGCGCCGGTGAAATTGTCCGCGCTCTCAAGGCTGGCTACAAGGGCGGCTGCGAAAAGGGTAAGGTTCCCGAAATCGTCTACACCGCAGACATCTTCGACAAGGATGCTCTGGAACTGGTGAAGCAGCACAACATCGCTGTGAACGTTGGTTCCCCGGACATGATCCAGCAGCTTGCCGATGCAGGCGTGAAGTCCGAACTCACCATCCGCGTGAACCCGGGTTTCGGTCACGGTCATTCCCGCAAGACCAACACCGGTGGCGATCTTTCTAAGCACGGTATCTGGCACGAACAGATCAAGGACTGCGTAAAGCTTGCCCAGGCAAACGGCATGTGGATCACTGGTCTGCATATGCATATCGGTTCCGGTTCTGACTTTGAACATCTGGCTTCTGTTGCAGAGGCTATGTGCGACGCAAGCCGCCGTCTCGGTTCTCACCTCCGCACCATCAGCGCAGGCGGTGGTCTTCCCATCGAATACCACGAAGAGAACAAGGGCCCGCATATCGACATGGCTGCCTACTACGGCATTTGGGACAAGGCCCGCAAGAACATCCAGCAGAGCATCGGTCACGATGTTCATCTGGAAGTGGAACCGGGTCGCTACCTGGTTGCAGAAAGCGGCTACCTCATGGCTGAAATCCGCGCTGTGAAGAAGCAGGGCGACAATCTGTTCTACATCGTGGACGCTGGCTTTACCGACCTGGTTCGCCCCAGCTTCTACGGCTCCTACCATCAGATTTCTGTGATCGCCCGCGATGGCCGCGAACTGAACGAAACTGTTGACGCCGTTGTTGGTGGCCCGCTTTGCGAATCCGGTGACGTGTTCACCCAGGAAGAAGGCGGTTTCGTCGTGACCCGCAAGCTCCCGAAGGCTAAGGTGGGCGACCTCCTGGTTCTCCACGATGCTGGCGCCTACGGTGCTGCAATGAGTAGCAACTACAACAGCCGTCGTTACGCTGCCGAAGTGATGTACACCAACGGCGAAATGAAGGTTGTCCGCGAACGCCAGACCTGGGATCAGTTACTGCAGAATGATAAAATCATAGAGTTCTGA
- the uvrC gene encoding excinuclease ABC subunit UvrC: MKNASGKIIYIGKAKVLKNRVRSYFDGTEHNGHRAATLMLPYIRDIEWIITETEEEALILEANLIRKHTPKYNVLLKDDKHFPYLAFSVREPFPRLFLTRSVKKDCNQYYGPYMSSRYVDKLKDICARLFNIRECTMDLPARTPQRPCLNYHIGRCKAPCAGLVSQEEYYKDVMQARLLLEGKRDDLQEIWQKEMEEAAANLDFEAAAKKRDAIQALQSTGIHAKTDTSDPNLSLDIVTLRRNGTLAAAVILEYREGVLTGRRHYRLECALEDDETEIFRQMILNWYLDQDFIPKEIATDIALPEDATLLSDALTEKAGRKVFFNVPQRGEKLGFLKLAGANADMILVEMRAEVQKYSEIDQSVFELQKVLGLKKTPFRIECVDISHLSGTNTVASLVAFKNGKPDKANYRKFIIKTVEGVDDFASMREVMTRRIRRLEDEGTPMPDLWVCDGGKGQVDATMQILKELGHDKDLPLIGLAKRLEEIVFPDERQSIVLHRTSPALKLLQNARDEAHRFAITYQRSKRKKDLEVEWLKQPGVGHETRVKVLSKYKSAEAFMAAPLEDIEILLGKARGNKLREQVAEYCKEFITPDFSQDFAENDEFPPSDN, translated from the coding sequence ATGAAAAACGCCTCGGGCAAGATCATCTATATCGGCAAGGCAAAGGTCCTGAAGAACCGCGTGCGAAGCTACTTCGACGGTACAGAACACAACGGGCACCGTGCGGCAACCCTGATGCTCCCCTACATCCGGGACATCGAATGGATCATTACCGAAACTGAAGAAGAAGCGCTGATCCTTGAAGCAAACCTGATCCGCAAGCACACTCCAAAGTACAACGTACTGCTAAAGGACGACAAGCATTTCCCCTACCTAGCCTTCAGCGTTCGCGAGCCCTTCCCCCGTTTATTCCTGACCCGTTCCGTAAAAAAAGACTGCAATCAGTATTACGGCCCCTACATGAGCTCCCGCTATGTAGACAAACTAAAAGACATTTGCGCAAGGTTATTCAACATCCGCGAATGCACCATGGACTTGCCGGCCCGAACACCCCAGCGCCCCTGCCTCAACTACCACATAGGCCGTTGCAAGGCGCCCTGCGCAGGCCTTGTCTCCCAGGAGGAGTATTACAAGGACGTAATGCAGGCAAGGCTTCTGCTAGAGGGCAAGCGAGACGACCTCCAGGAAATCTGGCAAAAGGAAATGGAGGAGGCTGCGGCCAATCTAGACTTTGAAGCCGCGGCAAAAAAACGTGACGCCATCCAAGCGCTTCAGTCTACGGGAATTCACGCCAAGACAGATACCAGCGACCCCAACCTTTCGCTGGATATCGTCACACTACGCCGCAACGGAACGCTGGCTGCCGCAGTGATCCTGGAATACCGCGAGGGCGTTCTTACCGGACGCAGGCACTACCGCCTAGAATGCGCCCTAGAAGACGACGAGACCGAAATCTTCCGCCAGATGATCCTGAACTGGTACCTGGACCAGGATTTCATCCCGAAGGAGATTGCCACCGACATCGCCCTGCCCGAGGACGCCACACTGCTCAGCGACGCCCTTACGGAAAAAGCCGGCAGAAAGGTTTTCTTCAACGTTCCCCAACGAGGAGAAAAACTTGGGTTCCTGAAACTGGCTGGCGCCAACGCTGACATGATCCTGGTGGAAATGCGTGCAGAGGTCCAAAAGTACAGCGAAATCGACCAGAGCGTCTTTGAACTGCAGAAAGTCCTTGGCCTCAAGAAGACGCCTTTCCGCATCGAGTGCGTGGACATCTCCCATCTGTCGGGAACGAACACCGTGGCAAGCCTTGTGGCCTTCAAGAACGGAAAGCCCGACAAGGCCAACTACCGTAAGTTCATTATCAAGACCGTAGAAGGCGTAGACGACTTTGCCAGCATGCGCGAAGTCATGACCCGCCGTATCCGCCGCCTGGAAGACGAAGGCACCCCCATGCCCGACCTGTGGGTATGCGATGGCGGTAAAGGCCAGGTAGACGCCACCATGCAGATCCTGAAGGAGCTAGGCCACGACAAGGACCTCCCCCTTATCGGGCTAGCAAAGCGCCTGGAAGAAATCGTATTCCCCGATGAACGCCAGAGCATCGTGCTGCACCGAACCAGCCCCGCCCTAAAGCTTTTGCAGAACGCCCGTGACGAGGCCCACCGATTCGCCATCACCTACCAGCGCAGCAAGCGCAAGAAGGACTTGGAAGTGGAATGGCTTAAACAGCCTGGCGTCGGTCACGAGACCCGCGTGAAAGTTCTTTCCAAGTACAAGAGTGCCGAAGCCTTCATGGCCGCCCCTCTGGAGGACATCGAAATACTCTTGGGCAAGGCCCGAGGAAACAAGCTCCGGGAACAGGTTGCGGAGTACTGCAAGGAATTCATTACGCCCGATTTTTCCCAGGATTTCGCGGAAAACGATGAATTTCCGCCTTCCGACAACTAA
- the zapA gene encoding cell division protein ZapA: MAEIQALRSVNVNVAQESIQIRTDLPDAELKEIADFIDQRFGRSSKFQMDNRKRLALLAVELSSEIFELRKQLRRAKVYYEQTEQDLKNLALLLDEGMSHTGSDGI, encoded by the coding sequence ATGGCAGAAATTCAAGCTCTTAGATCTGTAAACGTCAATGTTGCGCAGGAAAGCATTCAGATTCGCACGGACTTGCCCGATGCGGAGCTGAAGGAGATTGCGGACTTCATTGACCAGCGTTTTGGACGTTCCTCCAAGTTCCAGATGGACAACCGCAAGCGTCTTGCTCTCTTGGCTGTGGAACTGTCTTCCGAAATTTTTGAATTGCGTAAGCAGTTGCGTCGTGCGAAGGTCTACTATGAACAGACTGAGCAGGACCTTAAGAATCTTGCGCTTTTGCTGGACGAGGGAATGAGTCACACGGGCTCCGACGGTATCTAG